The Elephas maximus indicus isolate mEleMax1 chromosome 6, mEleMax1 primary haplotype, whole genome shotgun sequence genomic sequence GTCAGGTAGGAACATTCTCAGCTGACTGGGGGCCAGGATACAAGACGTCATTTGAAAGAGAAGGAGCACAGAAGTAGGGCTGCAAATGGGCAATGAATATAGGAAGAGGTCTCTTTAGGAAGGAGAGACATGAACCTAAAATTAGACAATTTGCCCATTAGATGAGCAAATATGAAGAAGACTGGTAACATGAAGCACTCGTGAGAGGAAGGGACACATACTTTGTCATGTGCCAGGGGAGAAACGAAAATGTATATTTTTGCAGAGAAAAAAGCAGTGTTTACAAAATAAACTGTCCACTGATAGCCCATGATGCTATCTGTGGAAACTCAGCCTGCGGGAATGTGCACAGGGGCTCATGAGGACATTCAGTGCATCCTTGTCCATGAAGAGAAAGAATGTGGGCGGAGTGTGTGTCCTAGGAAGAAGCCTAAGGAGGTGTACTGTGCCCCAGCAAAGGGCCACTGAGGGGACACCTGAAACCACTCACTAACTTAGAGAGATGCCCACGTATTGTCATGTGAACTGACGGATGTTGGGGTGTGGTTCAAACAAAAATCCACCAGCATGCAGACACACTTCtggaaaaaatacacatttaGATGAGCAGCGTGTGGGGGAGTTGACGGCAGGGCTGTGGGATAGCTGTCCCCCTGCGCCCAGAAGGGAGCGAGATCCCAACAAAGACCTCCAGCTTCCTCCCAGTTGTTTGAGCTTGTCTCCTGTTGACCCTCCAGGGGCTGCTGAGGGACTTCAGGCTGCCTCCACCCCCATCTTAAGGCAAGGTGATCAGACACAGATGGGTGACAAGGCTATAGCCTCCTGAGACCCAGGGGGCCAGGAGTCCCAGGGCAGCAGGCCAGGCTCTCCCCTAATTGGCCATATGATGCCCAAGTCCAACCCTTGCCAGGCACAGAGAAAAGTCCCTGCAGTGATCCCACGATGAGAAATCCCCAACATTGTGCCACCCAGCAACAGGAACCAGGCGTGGAGAAGCAGAGCTGAGTCTCCCCTGTCTCCATTGAGTACCCGGCAGCACCCTGCACCAGAACCTGGAGCGCCCGCACCCATCTGGGACTCAGGTACCCCATCTAacagtttctctccctcttttcacTGCCGAGGGTCCATCTCTAGATGGGTGGGACAGGGATCTTCAGTGCCGGGTCATCACCATCAGTACAGATCAGAGTCAGGAGCCTGGGAGACCCCAGAGCACACCTTCTTGGGTGGTTTGGGGCTTTCATCTGGAAAAGGTTGGGTAAGATACCCCCAGGAGGGCTGCCCATAGGTAAAAGATAATACGTGAATGAGGTGGCCAAGGGCATGTGTACACAGGAAGCACTCAAGGGCTGCTCTTGGCAGGTGACAAACTGACCACCCTCCTGCACTTGCTGAGCTCTGGCCTCAGCTTCAAGGACATTAGGGGCAGAGCCTCCCAAAGCCACACTGAAAGCAAGACCTCCCTAGACTCATTTCAACTCAGTTTCTGTCTCAGCAGGTCAAGTCAAGTTTCTGCATTTCTAAGAAGCTCCAGATGATGGCGGGActactggtccagggaccactctCAGTGACTATGAATAGGGCAGAAAGGACAGATTATGTGTTCATTACAGACACAGGGTCACAGAGCACTTGGGCTCTCCTTCATCACATGACTGCATTTCCTGGGCGGTAGTGAAGGCTAGTGAAGGCTGGTTGACAAGCTGATGTCCAAAGATGCCATCAGGTCCTCTAGGAGCGGCAGGGTTTGCCTTGTTTAGAAACAGAGCTGGGCTTTGgggaggaaatgctggtggcccTGCCATATCTTACCCCACGGCCTCAATGGCTACTCTGCTGGATTTATTCCATTTTTTGAAGACATGGGGGCTGACAGTGGCAAAATATACTAGTAAGAAGATGGTGAGGGAGAGATGAGCCACCTCAGCTCTGGTGTCCCTATCATGAACGAGTGACAGTGGGTGAGCATGGAGCGTCCATCAGAACCAAGAGTATCACCAGGGCTGCTGACACGGCAGTGTCCCTCCTCATCCCCCACTTCTCCCAGCTCAGCAGCCCAATAGGCAGGTCCAGAGCCCAGGGTGTTTTGACTGGACACCCTTGTCCTGTCATAGTCGGTAGGAATAGATGTCTCCCCAGGAGAGGAAAATAGGATGACCCATGCTTTCATCTGTACCCCTTCTGTTGAAATAGTAGGTTCTCACTGACCAGCCCAGGAATAGCATTTTGGAGAGCAAGTAGGGTCAGGAGGGACTCTGGATGGGCTTCCACACATACCTTTGTCTTCCATGACTTCGCCTTGGGGAGCTCATTCCTCCAAAGGCCACTCTTTCAGCCCAGGGCCTGGACTCTGGGGTCCATGAGACCTGCCTGCAATGTCACCCTGACTGTCCCTCCTGGAGCTCACACCtgccttccttcttctctctctcacccaGTCTCCCCCAGTAGGGCTCTCTCTGGCCAGCCTTTGTGGCACTGCTGGGGGCTAGCATTTCTGCAGAGCCCACCATGCTCAGGGCCATCCTGCATGTTCTGTGCTGTGATgaaggcaggaccaggcagggtccaACTCTGCCTGGCATCACATAGGAGAGTGACCACCCTGCCTAAAGCATTCTGGCCCTGAAGAAATGCTGACGGCCATGCGAGTGGGCCTGAGTGAGGACAATGGAGAGAGTACGCCATCTCTGCATGTGTCCTTGCCTGTCTCTGCTAGCTCTCAGACCCTGGGACTGGGCTGTCCCTGCCCATGATCTGTCTGACAGCTGGACATTGATGGAAACCCCTGAGGTCCTCAAGGACACAGAGACCCTGGCTGATAGAGGGCCACTGCAACCAGGTACAGGGTCAGGGTACCAAGACCTCCAGGGGAGACAGATAGCACTCTCTATAACCTGGGGAGAGCTGGTCGCTATTTAGCCTTCATCCGGGAGCTGGAGATATAATCTACCAGGCACAGAACTGGGGCTCTAGGTGTGTTCAGTAAACACAACTGAGTGAGTGGATAAGTGAATAAGGCAGAAAGAGCAGGGTGGGATATGTGGGCAGGGAGGGAAAAGCACCAAGGAGGGTGCAGGCCCACAGGGGGCACAGCACTGACTCTTGGTAGGGGAGGGGCTGACCTTCTGTCCCACACAGGGGCTACTAACTCAGCTCCATCAGCTCTGTCAGGCTTCTCTGCACACGCTCAGTAGCATCTCAGACTCTTATAGGGCGTAAGTactcaatacatttttttttaactttttattaggGAAAATTTCACACACCTGTAAATACAAAATTATCTTTGCTCTGCTGTCCTTTCACCGATCCTCCCACGTTTCATTGTTATCATAGTCGCTGAGAGAATCTTAAAGCAAATTCAGGACTACATGTTTCCTCCAACACTGCAGTTTGTATCTCTGACAAATACAGAGCTTTTGAAAACATCCCTGAAATACCAGCATCACACTCCACAAAATTAGCAACTGTCCCTAAATGTCATCCACCACCCCGTGTATGTTCCCAATTGTCTGAGATAATTTTCATACATGGCTGATTGGATTCGGAGCTCGTGTGTGGCATTTGTTTGCTTTGTCTCTGAAGTCCTGTCTCACACATGACAAAACTACCTCTCCCACCCGCCCGCCTCATTTCTCCtgccatttatttgttgaaaacaCCAAGTCATTTGTCCAGTAGAGTCTCACAGATGctgattttgttcagttgtagCCCTATGGTCATTTTACACATAATGCCCATAATGCCCTGTTTAATACCATTTCCAGTCTATGGGTAGTTAGGTGGAGAGTTTGATCAGATTCAAGTTCATTTGTTTCTTTCCTCCTCATCATGGTGGGAATACTTCACAGGAGGGCTGTGAACTTCCTAGCACGTCCCAGTAGGAAGCCCTTAACCTCCTATTTCCCCACTTGAGTTCTGTAAGATGGATCAATGAGGCCTGGTGCTGCCAGTTGACCATCCAGTGTGGAGGTCCCTGTCACCCTCAACCTACTGGTGTTAGCGGCCATTGGTGGCTAATgcccaggactgtatcttcattcaGAGGACAAAGCAGTGACCTTGTAGGTCTATTGTTCCTTCTGCATTGATAGCAATGAAAAAGAACTTCACCTACTCAACTCGTTGGTTGCTCTGAAATAATAACCCCAAGAGGAAAGGaaccataagtgtttaatttttttacttataAATTGGCAGAATAATGAGATGGTGCCATAACAACCCCCAAAGTGGACTAATGagtttttgggggtttttttggttcatgtttttattatttactttttggAGTGTCATTATGAGCTCACAGATTTTTATACATTTGTTATGCTTCAATTTGTTTAGTTTATTTAGTTAGTtagtgtttgtttatttatttatgtttgatgCTGAAATTATTTCATCTTTGGCTAATAGGAGCACTTTTTAATTGGCCCCTGGATCCTTTCAACAGGACCTGGGAGTCTTTGGTGGCTTCCTTGCTTCCTGGGTTGACATGGTGGGAGCTCCATACCTGTTTGTGAATTAACTGTCAGAGGAAAAGTCGTCCTTACAGGCCAAGCTCATCTGGAGTGAGAACCAGGCAGCTGTCATCCCCTGGGCAGCGGCCAGTGACACTGACAGGCCCTGTGCTCCAGGAGGACATGTGACAGTGAACAGTGACCCACTTCCTCTCACTGACCCCTCTCTGCCCCACCTCGTCCATAATCTGGGGCCATGCCAACACGCAGAGATAGGAATCTCTCGGGACTCTCTTTGCAGGAGTTTGTGCTAGTGGGGTTTGAGGGTGAGCTGGAGACACGGGCCCTGCTCTTTGCTGTGTTCCTGGCCCTGTATGTGGTGACTATGCTGGGAAACCTCACAATGATCATGGTCATTACAGTGGACACCCGCCTCCactcccccatgtacttcttcctcaagAACCTCTCCTTCCTAGACCTCTGCTACTCCTCTGTCATCGCCCCAAAGGCCCTGGCCAACTTATTCTCCCCAACCAAGGTCATCACTTTCACTGGCTGTGCCACCCAGTtcttcttcttctgcctgctgggTACCACCGAGACTTTCCTCCTGGCcaccatggcctatgaccgcttcaTGGCTATCTGTAGCCCCCTGCGGTACCCGGTCACCATGTGCCCCTCAGCCTGCACCCACCTGGTGCTGGGCACCTACTGTGGAGGCTGTCTCAACTCCATTGTGCAGACCAGCCTCACATTCCGCCTCTCGTTCTGTAGCTCCCATCTCATCAACCACTTCTTCTGCGATGTGCCACCCCTGCTCCAGATTGCCTGCACCAACACGGCCTTCAATGAGCTGGTCATGTTCAGCATCTGTGGGCTGATCATTGTGAGCACCACGCTCGTTGTCCTCATCTCCTATGGCTACATCACAGTGACCATCCTGAGGATGCACTCAGGAACTGGGAGACACAAGGTCTTCTCCACCTGTGGCTCCCACATGATTGCAGTGTCCCTATTTTATGGGACCATCTTTGTCATGTACACCCAGCCAGAGGCTGTGGAGTCCATGGAACAGGGCAAGGTGGTCTCCATCTTCTACACCCTGGTCATTCCCATGCTCAACCCCCTCATCTACAGTCTACGGAACAAGGATGTTAAGGAGGCCCTGTGGAGGCTGGGCCGAAAACACGCAACCACATAAAGGAGGGCAGTAACGGGTAAGCAGAAGTTCGTTTCTTAAATATTGCCAAAAAGTTTTCAAAGCATGTTTATAGCAATTTATATGCACCCTAAAAGTATATGAGAGTTGCATTTGCTTCACATTGTTGTAAAAttaatattgtctttttttttttccttagccatTTAATGTGTATCTTATGCTTCACTTGCACTTTCTTACTGGTGAATGAAGTTGGACATCTTTTCATACATCTAGTGGTCATTTGGATATTCTGTTAGGAATAGTACCTGTGGTCTgcacttttttttattgatttttaggagctccttaTACATTCTGGATGTGGGCCTTTGCTGATCATATGATGTGCAAATATCTTCTTCCACTTTGTCGCTTTTATATTCACTCTCTAATGGTGTTTTTGTTCAACAGAATTTCTTACATTTAATGTAGTACACTTATCCATCTATTATGCCTTGtcatatgacaaaaaaaaaaaatctgcttattCAGATCACAGAAAGTCCTCCAGGTTATGTTTTAGAAGTTTAATTGACCTGTCTTTTATATGAAGATAGACAAATCAAATGCAATTGATTTTGCGGTTGTATCAAAGAACATCCCAAGAATgtatgaaaaataagaacaaggaGGAGGAACTTGTCCTTCAAAAATCAATACTCCTTTTAAAATTCTAGCAATCCAAAGTTTAGTATTGCCAAATATCtagtagaaaaatagaaaatgaaaataaaatggctgaaaatgttttgaaaagatACTGGAAGTCATTAGAAAGAAGGAAATGCAAACTTTTTTAATGATATATACTTAACAcactcatcaaaacaaagaaagataaagaaaatgggAGCTCACACCCTGCTAGTTGTGTTTAATCAGTACAACCATTTGAAGAGAAATTTAACCATTTAAGAGGATAAAGAAGGAAACATTTAATATGATGCACTTATTCACTAGAGACAGTTGAAAGCCAAGATAATTTATAGATAGAACAGTTTTCCCTCATGTTCTCATGGAAGTTATAAATACAAACAGACCAGACTCACAGAGACTTGGTAAAGACCCCAGAACTGGAGTACAAGGATTGGCATCAATAACCGTCAATCCCCACAGTGTGCCATCCCCCTAGTTACTCAAGCAGATCCTCTCCAGTGTAACCAGGGTGTCACCTCTGGGGCTGAATAGTATAAATAaatggcaaaaaaagaaatatgtaatGGAGCTTCCATATATAAGACTAAAATGGATATAAATGacagaaaaaatgtatattttgctaCTCAAGAATTCACTTCTAGATGTATATCTTAGAAGGAAAAAAGATTGATCGTCGCTTTACTGTtcatcactgaagaaaaaaatagcaaaacagTCTAAATACCCTCCAACATAAGATTACACAAATAAACTGATACATAGTTGCATGATGTTTAAAACATTTGAAAtaaacacatagaataatcaAGAATCTTGGGAATATATTGTGAAGTGAAAAAAAGTaagctgcatatatatataacaaagtggttatatatacaacaaaatggttaaaaagaaacaatctttgatggttatgagggaggagagaggtggggacagaaaaacactaaatagacaatagataagtggtaactctggtgaagggcacacaatactagggaagccagcacaacttgtgcaaggcaaggtcctggaagctccatagatgcactcaaactccttgagggaccaaattactgggctgagggcaatgggcaccgtggtctcagggaacatctagctcaattggcataatatctgctcccatctggagcaagggagaatgaagaaaaccaaacacaagaGGGAAATATTtgtccaaatgactaatgcacCACCAGTACTACactctccaccagactgagtccagtacaactagatggtgcccagctaccaccactgactgctctgacagggatcacagtggagggtcctggacagagccggagaaaaaagTACAGCAAAATTTTAGctcacaaaaaaatttaaaaagaccagacttactggtctgccagaaattggagaaaccccaagagtatagccccagacacctttttaactcagtactgaagtcactcctgaggttcacccttcagccaaagattagataggactataaaacaaaaggagactaaatgggcacacaagcccaagggcaaggcctggaagtcaggaaaggacaggaaagctgataatagggatccctgatggcacagtggttaaacactcgactgctaaccaaaagatcagtgttccaactcaccagcctctacacagaagaaagatgtgaccgtCGCTCCTGtgaagttttacagccttggaaaccttatcgggcagtactactctgtcctatagggtcaccatgtgttggaatccacttgatggcaacggtttgttGATTTCTTAACTCACTTCCAGGAGATGATTtaggagttctttttttttttaggaaatgttATAGAGGGAGTATGCCAAGgataataacaaaaatagcaaTATCATTAGTAATAACAATAAAGCATCATACTAAAGTGAGTCAGAGGGAAGGTGTAACTCACATATGTTCACACAGAAACTTAGGGTCTAGAATTTGAGCCCCAAGATACTGGATTGTAATGAGGTTTCTAgctttagttatttttattttttgtcttgt encodes the following:
- the LOC126078492 gene encoding olfactory receptor 12-like, which codes for MPTRRDRNLSGLSLQEFVLVGFEGELETRALLFAVFLALYVVTMLGNLTMIMVITVDTRLHSPMYFFLKNLSFLDLCYSSVIAPKALANLFSPTKVITFTGCATQFFFFCLLGTTETFLLATMAYDRFMAICSPLRYPVTMCPSACTHLVLGTYCGGCLNSIVQTSLTFRLSFCSSHLINHFFCDVPPLLQIACTNTAFNELVMFSICGLIIVSTTLVVLISYGYITVTILRMHSGTGRHKVFSTCGSHMIAVSLFYGTIFVMYTQPEAVESMEQGKVVSIFYTLVIPMLNPLIYSLRNKDVKEALWRLGRKHATT